The stretch of DNA AGTTCCTAAACGTGCCGCAGGGTATTGGTGGTCTATACCTTTTGTTACAGCAGCAGCATTAGCAGGTGTGATTGGCTTAGGAGTTTACCTTCATTCTACCCCAACAACCGCCTCTCCTGCCGCTCCTATTTTGGCAAAACAAAACGCTAAAACAACAACTACAGTTGATGCTAAACCTGTTATTGCGAGTGCTCCACAGGAGCACCAACAAGCGCTTATTATTAAAAATGTTGGCGCAATTAATAACACCAATAGTGACAATACAAATCCGTTAGGTTCTACGACTGTAAAATCAGCGAAAAAGAATCCTGTTACTCGTTCCAAAAGTGCGTCTAGCAAACAACCTGTTCAAACGGTTTCAAGAACAAAAAAATCAGCCACTAAAAAGAAGGCTGTTGTTAATGAACCTATTATTAATAAAACAACCATTAACAGCAATAGTCATAACAATAATGTAGCATTAGAAAATGCGATTAAAGAGGTTACGACAAAAGAAAACAAGCGTTCTAAACCTAGGGTAAAAACAACTCGTACAGAAGTTATTTATCAATATTCTTTAACCCCACTGCGTGCATTACAAAGCAAAAGAAAAGCAATGGAGCAACAGAATACAATCGGTAACTTTGGTATTGGTGATGAGCTTAATACTAAAAAATCTCCACTAAAAGTGGGTGTATTTGGCGGAGCAAGTGCAAAAGTTTATCGCAATAGTCAGAAACTATCTGTTATGCCTTATGCTGGTGTTAATGCCTCTTATCGAGTAGCTAAACACCACGGAGTTCAAGTTGGTTTACAGTACAAAAGTATGGGACGCTTGCCCAATCCTAAAAATAACAGTGAGAATAATGCAATAACATACACTGTTGGCACCAAAACTAGTCAATCACATGTTTTAAATAGAATTGATATGTTGGAAATGCCTTTGGTCTATCAATTTCATCCACATCCTCGCTATAATGTTCAGGCAGGGGTTAAAGCAGCTTGGTTATTCAATACAGAAAGCACAAGCCCAGAATTGAATCCTCTATCGAATAAAGAAATGGGATTGGCTGATTTTGATTTTAGTATTTTATTGGGCATGGAGTACTGTTTTAATAAGCATTGGTCTGTTGGTCTGCAATATAGCATTGGTCTGGTTAATTTGACCCAACAAGCAAAAGCAAAACACGACGAATCGATCCAAGCGGACCTTAGTAGTGGAGTAGATCCTCAAGGTAAAATACAAGCACTTTCTGATGTTGGTGAATTGTTGGTTCCTGTTGCAGAGGGTGTTGATCATCAACAAATGATTAGATTACCCAATCAGCTCCATAATAATGATGTTCAACTTCTTTTAAAATATACGTTCTAACGTAGAACGACAATCATAATGATAAAGGGCAGCTCTCCTATTTTGGTGAAGCT from Aureispira anguillae encodes:
- a CDS encoding porin family protein, producing MTDFYKNNDDLLRDKLTQHEFAPIPNAWENMSALLDQQQVVPKRAAGYWWSIPFVTAAALAGVIGLGVYLHSTPTTASPAAPILAKQNAKTTTTVDAKPVIASAPQEHQQALIIKNVGAINNTNSDNTNPLGSTTVKSAKKNPVTRSKSASSKQPVQTVSRTKKSATKKKAVVNEPIINKTTINSNSHNNNVALENAIKEVTTKENKRSKPRVKTTRTEVIYQYSLTPLRALQSKRKAMEQQNTIGNFGIGDELNTKKSPLKVGVFGGASAKVYRNSQKLSVMPYAGVNASYRVAKHHGVQVGLQYKSMGRLPNPKNNSENNAITYTVGTKTSQSHVLNRIDMLEMPLVYQFHPHPRYNVQAGVKAAWLFNTESTSPELNPLSNKEMGLADFDFSILLGMEYCFNKHWSVGLQYSIGLVNLTQQAKAKHDESIQADLSSGVDPQGKIQALSDVGELLVPVAEGVDHQQMIRLPNQLHNNDVQLLLKYTF